A part of Carettochelys insculpta isolate YL-2023 chromosome 1, ASM3395843v1, whole genome shotgun sequence genomic DNA contains:
- the C1H13orf42 gene encoding uncharacterized protein C13orf42 homolog, with translation MFRKIHLLFHPKSHKRSLAGDIPCCDGTGSAVRLIRSTSMYTLGSEQQKLSSSLKKCKSTSSIESCAYLPQKEEDRAWMYSKTQHCLQYLQDLLALRKKYLESISDLKSITRMSEISPVSTKSSKTGKKTLPPPPIKHYSKISLERKVPQPNSDVREAIAFFDSVIADLDAERRQKVPVTEVPNVDVDFDVATSTREHSLHSNWILRAPQRHTQEALQTAKAASQSQRDSQRRTIGSRKRLERYPIYLPKAVEGAFSTLKFKPKSCKKD, from the exons ATGTTCAGAAAGATCCATTTGCTCTTTCACCCTAAGTCCCATAAGAGGAGTCTGGCTGGGGATATCCCTTGCTGTGACGGCACAGGCTCTGCTGTGAGGCTGATTCGCAGCACCTCTATGTACACTCTTGGAAGTGAGCAGCAGAAGCTCAGCAGTTCCCTGAAAAAATGTAAAAGTACCAGCAGCATAGAGTCATGTGCATACCTCCCACAGAAAGAGGAAGACAGAGCCTGGATGTACTCCAAGACTCAACACTGCTTACAGTACTTACAGGATCTCCTAGCGCTGAGAAAAAAATATCTTGAGAGCATCAGTGACTTAAAATCCATCACCAGGATGTCAGAAATTTCTCCAGTGTCAACGAAATCCTCCAAAACAGGGAAAAAgacactgcccccacctcctaTCAAGCACTACTCTAAG ATATCACTGGAAAGAAAAGTCCCACAACCCAATTCAGATGTAAGAGAGGCAATAGCTTTCTTCGACTCGGTGATTGCAGATTTGGATGCAGAGAGACGGCAGAAAGTTCCCGTGACAGAGGTCCCAAATGTGGATGTTGACTTTGATG TTGCTACCAGCACTCGTGAACACAGTTTACATTCGAACTGGATTCTTCGGGCCCCTCAGAGGCACACCCAAGAGGCCTTGCAAACAGCAAAGGCAGCAAGTCAATCTCAAAGAGACAGCCAAAGAAGAACAATTGGCTCCAGGAAGAGACTGGAAAGATACCCAATTTACTTACCCAAAGCTGTAGAAGGGGCATTCAGCACTTTAAAATTTAAACCAAAATCATGTAAGAAGGACTAG